The proteins below come from a single Mucilaginibacter mali genomic window:
- a CDS encoding MaoC family dehydratase — protein sequence MQFRSIFFEDYTLGDKRVTFGRTITETDFVVHAGHTGDFFPHHMDAEWCKTQPFKQRIAHGTMIFSIGIGLTASEINPEAFSKGYDKLRFVKPVFIGDTIHSEITISEKTEAKNPEYGTVTEHVEIINQHGEVVVVCDHLLLAKKKTT from the coding sequence ATGCAATTCAGATCGATATTTTTTGAGGATTACACCCTGGGCGATAAGCGCGTAACCTTTGGGCGCACTATTACCGAAACCGACTTTGTGGTACATGCCGGCCATACCGGCGATTTCTTCCCGCACCATATGGATGCCGAGTGGTGCAAAACGCAGCCCTTTAAACAGCGTATTGCCCACGGCACTATGATCTTCAGCATAGGTATCGGGCTGACGGCATCGGAAATTAACCCCGAAGCGTTTAGCAAGGGTTATGATAAGCTGCGCTTTGTAAAACCGGTGTTTATTGGCGATACCATTCACTCAGAAATTACGATATCGGAAAAGACCGAGGCCAAAAACCCCGAATACGGTACGGTGACCGAGCATGTAGAAATTATTAACCAGCACGGCGAAGTGGTGGTAGTGTGCGATCATTTATTACTGGCAAAAAAGAAAACAACCTAA
- a CDS encoding Gfo/Idh/MocA family protein, giving the protein MEIPYKPILPKNPPPIIIIGAGGIVGDAHLPAYRKAGFNVWGITNRTRVRAEKLAAEWDIPHVYDTIDEAVANAPANAVYDITIMPDQFVETLNKLPDGAGVLIQKPMGDYFWQSKEILEVCRRKNLAAAINCQLRFAPFVSAARYIIEQGLIGELYDMEVRVTLQTPWELFPHVIIHPRLEIQYHSIHYIDLMRSFLGDPRTVMAKTLKHPAKTLSSSRSTILFDYGDTMHAVINTNHDHAFGPHNQESFIKWEGTKGAIKARMGLLMDYPHGVPDKFEYCIVEEGKAPEWTEVKLEGSWFPDAFVGTMSSVMRYKSGESDILHTSVEDVIKTMAVVESAYISSDTGGVVVAERFGS; this is encoded by the coding sequence ATGGAAATACCTTATAAACCCATATTGCCCAAAAATCCGCCGCCAATTATCATTATTGGCGCGGGCGGTATAGTTGGCGACGCGCATTTGCCGGCCTACCGTAAAGCGGGCTTCAACGTATGGGGTATCACCAACCGCACCCGTGTCCGTGCCGAAAAACTGGCCGCCGAATGGGATATCCCTCATGTATACGATACCATTGATGAAGCCGTAGCTAACGCGCCCGCTAATGCCGTTTACGATATCACTATTATGCCCGATCAGTTTGTGGAAACGCTAAACAAACTACCCGATGGCGCCGGCGTACTGATACAAAAACCCATGGGCGACTACTTTTGGCAAAGCAAGGAGATACTGGAAGTTTGCCGCCGCAAAAACCTGGCGGCAGCTATTAATTGCCAGTTGCGCTTTGCCCCTTTTGTTAGCGCGGCAAGGTACATAATAGAGCAGGGCCTGATTGGCGAGCTTTACGATATGGAAGTGCGCGTTACCCTGCAAACACCCTGGGAACTGTTCCCGCATGTGATTATCCACCCGCGATTGGAGATACAATACCACAGCATCCATTATATCGATCTGATGCGCTCGTTCCTTGGTGATCCGCGCACAGTGATGGCCAAAACGCTGAAGCACCCGGCTAAAACCTTGTCGTCGTCGCGCAGTACCATATTATTTGATTATGGCGATACCATGCACGCGGTCATCAACACCAATCACGACCACGCCTTTGGTCCGCACAATCAGGAGAGCTTTATTAAATGGGAAGGCACCAAAGGCGCTATTAAAGCCCGCATGGGCCTGCTGATGGATTACCCGCATGGCGTGCCCGATAAATTTGAATACTGTATTGTGGAAGAAGGCAAAGCGCCCGAATGGACGGAAGTTAAACTGGAAGGCAGCTGGTTCCCCGATGCGTTTGTGGGTACCATGAGCAGTGTGATGCGCTATAAAAGCGGCGAAAGCGATATATTACATACCAGTGTTGAGGATGTAATAAAAACGATGGCCGTAGTGGAGAGTGCTTATATCAGCAGCGACACAGGCGGGGTTGTGGTGGCGGAAAGGTTTGGTTCTTGA
- a CDS encoding extracellular solute-binding protein: protein MSAGTIRIAVRKFGPFESALQKFWDEFCDHSGCTLKAEMVPMDLDDLHSSILENNGLKNGDWDIAHVVTDWLYEAWTNGALLNLQPYIAQKPPDDFPNGWSSSLLGMQQFGDAVAGLPFHDGPECLIYRRDLFEDSTEIQNFHEQYGRPLQVPQTWDDFLEVARFFHRPEQNLYGTVFAGLPDGHNTVFDFCLQLWTRGGELTAPDGTVNINTPAAAEGLNYYKNILRDRSAVHPDTMQYESVASGMAFARGEAAMMVNWFGFASMCEVIDESNVKTKVDIAPIPCTPGNKSASLNVYWTYTIGAGSKHKQLAYDFIRFATTSRNDKLLTLEGGIGCRISTWVDGGINAIIPYYHKLEQLHQSARSLPQKGNWAQIAKIIDEVVLQAINTDIPAADLLAAGQEKINQIDKPTHGNTL from the coding sequence ATGAGCGCCGGTACCATCCGCATAGCTGTACGCAAATTCGGGCCTTTTGAAAGTGCCCTGCAAAAGTTTTGGGATGAGTTTTGCGACCACAGCGGCTGCACCCTGAAAGCCGAAATGGTGCCGATGGATCTGGACGACCTGCACAGCAGCATCCTTGAAAACAACGGCCTGAAGAATGGCGATTGGGATATTGCCCACGTAGTAACCGACTGGCTGTACGAGGCCTGGACAAACGGCGCCTTGCTCAACCTGCAACCCTATATCGCCCAAAAACCGCCCGATGATTTTCCTAACGGCTGGAGCAGTTCGTTATTAGGCATGCAGCAATTTGGCGATGCGGTGGCTGGTCTCCCTTTTCATGATGGCCCCGAATGCCTCATCTATCGCCGCGATTTGTTTGAGGACAGCACCGAGATACAAAACTTTCATGAGCAATACGGCCGCCCTTTACAAGTACCCCAAACCTGGGATGACTTTTTAGAGGTAGCCCGCTTTTTTCATCGCCCCGAACAAAATCTATACGGCACCGTATTCGCCGGTTTGCCTGACGGGCATAATACCGTGTTCGATTTCTGCCTGCAATTGTGGACACGCGGCGGTGAATTAACCGCGCCTGATGGCACTGTTAATATCAATACCCCCGCCGCTGCTGAAGGCTTAAACTATTACAAAAACATTTTACGCGATAGGTCGGCTGTGCATCCGGATACCATGCAGTACGAGTCTGTAGCATCGGGAATGGCCTTTGCCCGTGGCGAGGCCGCTATGATGGTGAACTGGTTCGGCTTTGCATCTATGTGCGAGGTGATTGACGAATCGAACGTAAAAACTAAGGTAGATATCGCGCCTATTCCCTGCACGCCGGGCAACAAGTCCGCATCTTTAAACGTGTATTGGACTTATACCATCGGTGCGGGCAGCAAGCACAAGCAACTGGCTTACGATTTTATCCGCTTTGCTACCACCAGTCGCAACGATAAGTTGCTGACGCTTGAAGGCGGCATCGGCTGCCGTATCTCTACCTGGGTAGATGGCGGCATTAACGCCATTATCCCCTATTATCATAAACTGGAGCAATTGCACCAGTCGGCCCGTTCGCTGCCGCAAAAGGGCAACTGGGCGCAAATAGCCAAAATTATTGATGAGGTGGTACTGCAAGCCATCAATACTGATATACCTGCTGCCGACCTGCTGGCAGCCGGACAGGAAAAAATAAACCAGATAGATAAACCAACGCATGGAAATACCTTATAA
- a CDS encoding CaiB/BaiF CoA transferase family protein — protein sequence MKPLEDYLIVDFSQFLSGPSASLKLADLGARVIKIEKPGTGDICRHLYTSNVILNGESSVFHAINRNKESFAADIKNDEDKAAIWQLVKKADVVMHNFRPGVMERLGFDYESVKAVNPSVVYGEISGYGNEGPWKDKPGQDLLLQSLSGLTWLSGNAGGPTPMGLSIVDMLAGNHLAQGILACLLRKTISGEGALVQVSMLESALDFQFEAITTYFYDGKLPERSEKNNAHAYLGAPYGIYQTQDGFMALAMGSIPQLGQLLSCDSLLAYTDVGQAFHQRDEIKAILAAHLQTNTTQHWLSILQAADIWCAEVMNWDTLMQQEGFKVLEMIQEVQMTDGFKYRTTRSPIRMDGELFTSVKGSPKLGQDNGNINKEINA from the coding sequence ATGAAACCGCTGGAAGATTATTTGATAGTTGATTTCAGCCAATTCCTTTCGGGGCCGTCGGCCAGTTTAAAACTGGCCGATCTGGGCGCGCGCGTTATCAAAATAGAAAAGCCCGGCACAGGGGATATTTGCCGCCACCTGTACACATCAAATGTTATCCTTAACGGCGAATCGTCGGTTTTCCATGCCATTAACCGCAATAAGGAAAGCTTTGCGGCCGATATTAAAAACGATGAAGATAAAGCAGCCATTTGGCAACTGGTCAAAAAAGCCGATGTGGTGATGCACAACTTCCGCCCCGGTGTAATGGAGCGTTTGGGTTTTGATTATGAAAGTGTAAAAGCTGTTAACCCATCAGTAGTTTACGGCGAAATATCCGGCTATGGTAATGAAGGCCCCTGGAAGGACAAACCCGGGCAGGATCTGCTGCTACAATCGCTATCGGGCCTTACCTGGCTAAGCGGCAATGCCGGCGGGCCAACCCCCATGGGCTTATCCATTGTAGATATGTTGGCCGGCAATCATTTGGCGCAGGGTATTTTGGCTTGCCTGCTCCGTAAAACCATCAGCGGCGAGGGTGCGTTGGTGCAAGTGAGTATGCTGGAATCGGCGTTGGATTTCCAGTTCGAGGCCATTACCACTTATTTTTACGACGGCAAACTTCCCGAACGTTCAGAGAAAAACAACGCCCACGCTTATTTAGGCGCGCCTTACGGTATTTACCAAACACAGGATGGCTTTATGGCGCTGGCCATGGGTTCTATCCCACAGTTAGGTCAACTGTTAAGTTGTGATTCGCTATTGGCTTACACTGATGTTGGCCAGGCCTTTCATCAGCGCGATGAGATAAAAGCCATACTGGCCGCGCACCTGCAAACCAATACTACCCAACACTGGCTAAGCATACTGCAAGCAGCCGATATCTGGTGCGCCGAGGTAATGAACTGGGATACCCTGATGCAGCAGGAAGGCTTTAAAGTGCTGGAAATGATACAAGAAGTGCAGATGACCGACGGCTTTAAATACCGCACCACCCGTAGCCCTATCCGTATGGATGGCGAACTGTTTACATCGGTTAAAGGCTCGCCTAAACTGGGACAGGACAACGGGAACATCAATAAGGAGATTAACGCATGA
- a CDS encoding CaiB/BaiF CoA transferase family protein, protein MKPLEGLLVLEFSQFMAAPTAGLRLADLGARVIKIERPVKGEAGRQIAIRNIFVDGSSLVFHTINRNKESYGADLKDPEDLARVKKLIQQADVITHNFRPGVMQKIGLDYESVKAINPRIIYGVVTGYGNKGPWALRPGQDLLIQSLSGLAYLSDTADAGPVPFGLATADMICGAHFVQGILAALIKRAKTNQGVLVEVSLLESTLDLQFEVITTYLNDGGKLPQRSSVKGNGHAYLSAPYGIYQTKDAYLSLAMGDLHKIGHAIGANLSGYADKASWFDNRDEIITQLAQNIKHKTTAEWLELLEAAGIWCSEVMTYEQTLQHEGVKILGMQQSVTLPDGSSLSTTRCPIRINGEKLYSNVAAPRPGAQTEAINQQFNLI, encoded by the coding sequence ATGAAACCGCTTGAAGGATTGCTGGTACTGGAATTTAGCCAGTTTATGGCCGCGCCCACGGCAGGCCTGCGCCTGGCGGATCTAGGCGCCCGCGTCATCAAAATAGAGCGCCCTGTAAAGGGCGAAGCTGGCCGCCAAATAGCCATCCGTAATATTTTTGTTGACGGCAGCAGCCTGGTTTTCCATACCATCAACCGCAATAAAGAATCGTACGGGGCCGATCTGAAAGACCCCGAAGATCTGGCGCGCGTTAAAAAATTGATTCAGCAAGCCGATGTCATCACCCATAATTTTCGCCCGGGTGTGATGCAAAAGATTGGGCTGGATTATGAAAGCGTAAAAGCTATTAACCCACGCATTATTTATGGCGTGGTAACCGGCTACGGCAATAAAGGCCCATGGGCACTGCGCCCGGGGCAGGACTTGCTGATCCAATCGCTATCAGGCTTAGCTTATTTATCCGATACCGCCGATGCCGGTCCGGTACCCTTCGGGTTGGCCACTGCCGATATGATCTGCGGTGCACATTTTGTGCAAGGCATACTGGCGGCTTTAATTAAACGCGCCAAAACTAATCAGGGCGTACTGGTTGAAGTTAGCCTGCTGGAATCGACCCTCGATCTGCAATTCGAGGTCATCACCACCTACCTAAACGATGGCGGAAAACTCCCGCAGCGCAGCAGCGTAAAAGGGAATGGTCATGCCTACCTGAGCGCCCCTTACGGCATTTATCAAACAAAAGACGCCTACCTCTCGCTGGCCATGGGCGACCTGCATAAAATTGGCCATGCCATTGGTGCCAATCTATCAGGCTATGCCGATAAAGCCAGCTGGTTTGATAACCGCGACGAGATCATAACTCAACTGGCCCAAAACATCAAACATAAAACCACCGCCGAATGGCTGGAACTGTTGGAGGCCGCTGGCATCTGGTGTTCGGAAGTGATGACTTACGAACAAACCCTGCAGCACGAGGGCGTAAAAATTTTAGGCATGCAGCAAAGCGTAACCCTGCCCGATGGCAGCAGCCTGAGTACCACCCGCTGCCCTATCCGTATTAATGGCGAAAAACTATATTCAAACGTGGCCGCCCCTCGGCCCGGTGCACAAACTGAGGCTATTAACCAACAATTTAACCTGATATGA
- a CDS encoding ABC transporter substrate-binding protein gives MGDKYMSDNITLKGITWNHSRGFTPMTATAQRFNELNPHVNITWEKRSLQQFADLSIQQLAERYDLLVIDHPWAGFAAKTGSILAFDKYLSAEFLKDQEQNTVGHSYESYNYNGHQWALAIDAATPVAASRPDLLEQHGLNLPKTYDELLAMAKLGLVAFPAIPIDSLMTFYTFCCSLGEDPCQQDDTVISEATGIKALQLYRQLAKHIDQACFNRNPIQTYEAMTLSDDIAYCPFAYGYSNYSRNGYARKLLHFHDMVTLDGANNLRSSLGGTGLAVSANCKHIDVAMQYAEFVASPACQAGLYTDNGGQPGHLQAWANANTNAITHNYFANTLPALQRAYLRPRYFGHMFFQDHAGDIVRDYLMNGGDERQVLRAMDELYLQSKQKVQA, from the coding sequence ATGGGCGATAAATACATGTCTGATAATATTACTTTAAAAGGGATCACCTGGAACCATAGCCGCGGCTTTACGCCTATGACGGCCACCGCGCAGCGTTTTAATGAGCTGAACCCCCATGTGAATATCACCTGGGAGAAGCGTTCGCTGCAACAATTTGCCGACCTGTCTATCCAGCAACTGGCCGAACGTTACGACCTGCTGGTGATCGACCACCCATGGGCCGGCTTCGCGGCCAAAACAGGCTCGATACTGGCTTTTGATAAATACCTGTCTGCCGAATTTCTAAAAGATCAGGAACAGAACACCGTGGGGCACTCGTACGAGAGTTATAACTATAACGGCCACCAATGGGCACTGGCTATAGACGCGGCAACGCCCGTGGCTGCAAGCAGGCCCGATCTGTTAGAGCAGCACGGCTTAAACCTGCCTAAAACTTATGATGAACTATTAGCGATGGCCAAGCTTGGCCTGGTGGCATTCCCTGCTATCCCTATCGATTCGTTAATGACCTTTTATACCTTCTGCTGCTCGCTGGGTGAAGACCCCTGCCAGCAGGATGATACAGTAATTAGTGAGGCTACCGGTATTAAGGCATTGCAATTGTACCGCCAACTGGCTAAACATATCGATCAGGCTTGTTTTAACCGCAACCCTATCCAAACGTACGAGGCCATGACTTTAAGCGATGATATTGCTTATTGTCCGTTTGCCTACGGCTATTCCAACTATTCGCGCAATGGCTATGCCCGCAAGCTGCTGCATTTTCATGATATGGTTACGCTTGATGGCGCAAACAATCTGCGCAGTTCGCTTGGTGGTACAGGTTTGGCCGTTTCGGCTAATTGTAAACACATAGATGTGGCTATGCAGTATGCCGAATTTGTAGCATCACCTGCTTGTCAAGCCGGTTTATATACCGATAACGGCGGTCAGCCTGGGCATTTACAGGCCTGGGCGAATGCTAACACCAACGCCATCACCCATAATTATTTTGCCAATACCCTGCCCGCCCTGCAAAGGGCCTATTTAAGGCCGCGCTATTTTGGCCACATGTTTTTCCAGGACCATGCCGGCGATATCGTACGCGATTACCTGATGAACGGCGGCGACGAACGCCAAGTATTACGCGCCATGGATGAGTTGTACCTGCAATCGAAACAAAAAGTACAGGCATGA
- a CDS encoding BlaI/MecI/CopY family transcriptional regulator gives MEDQNKRPEPTRSELEILQVLWDKGPSTVRAVNDELLKQKDVNYTTTLKLMQIMTDKGILKRDESQMKHVYHVAEAEEKTKDHLLDKFIDSVYQGSAGKLVMQLLGNKKASKEDLDGIRRMLDELDNK, from the coding sequence ATGGAAGATCAAAATAAACGCCCCGAGCCAACCAGATCTGAGTTGGAAATATTGCAGGTACTGTGGGATAAAGGCCCATCTACTGTGCGCGCCGTTAACGATGAATTGCTGAAGCAAAAGGATGTGAACTATACCACCACCCTGAAGCTGATGCAGATCATGACCGATAAGGGGATCCTGAAACGCGACGAAAGCCAGATGAAGCACGTGTATCACGTTGCCGAAGCCGAAGAAAAAACCAAGGACCATCTGCTCGATAAGTTTATCGATTCGGTGTACCAGGGATCGGCCGGGAAACTGGTGATGCAATTGCTGGGCAATAAAAAGGCATCGAAGGAAGATCTGGACGGTATCCGCCGGATGCTGGACGAACTGGATAATAAATAA
- a CDS encoding M56 family metallopeptidase, translated as MSFTLTSALTDQLIGALSNTLVYSLLQGVVLAAAAGLIVVFTRKSTAAKRYNMLVGVMVLFAISAAVTFTMEMQHAAKPVVTAVHSAGNAVNNAGGVEGIDQPGQVISHADKNKADVLAAIAGYLNDHHNNIVLIWFMVICVRCIQLATGLQGTYLLKRNKVYAVAADWEQWLQRMADKMGIRQSISLLESGLAKVPMVIGHLKPVILIPVGLLAALSPDQVEAILLHELAHIRRRDYLVNLLQNLVEIVFFFNPAVLWVSQLIKTEREHCCDDMALAQNAAKTSYIRALVSCEEYQQAIPAYAMAFPGQKNHLVDRVKRMVTNRNHSLDTFEKTLLTIGLVAAGLLTTAFSNTTQINKLVDSTKKVISHAAASVIKEDKPASEKTMPDAKPEAEITAPDSPAQEVAVADTTPVNQMIIYNPGQFKDGVEKIITKPNFTTYLYKENGVLYQLNQVEGKLISIQINGETLSADEQTKRKADIDRVLSKIDADAAKMNQKMNTNTAALGKLSGNLNQLSGQLGQLSKLMNNTTSDSVSNKRALPVAPKQRVVAPVQKQPYASPYNSTYPSNAYNADTSNYNKDKNKYKAKAGKYGDNREEIIDDMIKDGLIKSRDNLSFKISTTEFVINYKKQPEDVYQKYRAKYVKAAKKGDWTWMYNYDTEKHTESSTTIDNTSSNK; from the coding sequence ATGTCATTTACCCTCACCTCCGCGCTAACCGATCAACTGATCGGCGCGCTATCCAATACGCTGGTTTACTCCCTTTTGCAGGGCGTTGTACTGGCTGCTGCCGCTGGACTTATCGTTGTGTTTACCCGCAAGTCTACCGCTGCAAAGCGATACAATATGCTGGTGGGGGTGATGGTGTTGTTTGCCATATCTGCCGCGGTAACATTCACAATGGAAATGCAGCATGCTGCTAAACCTGTTGTAACGGCGGTACACAGCGCCGGCAATGCGGTTAATAACGCTGGCGGGGTAGAGGGTATCGATCAGCCCGGGCAGGTTATTAGTCATGCGGATAAGAATAAGGCTGATGTATTGGCTGCCATTGCCGGCTATTTGAATGATCATCATAATAACATCGTACTCATTTGGTTTATGGTAATCTGTGTACGCTGCATTCAACTGGCTACCGGTTTGCAGGGTACCTACCTGCTTAAGCGCAATAAGGTTTATGCCGTGGCAGCCGATTGGGAACAATGGTTGCAACGGATGGCGGATAAGATGGGTATCAGGCAAAGCATAAGCCTGCTGGAATCGGGACTGGCCAAGGTGCCGATGGTGATCGGGCATTTAAAGCCGGTGATACTGATACCGGTTGGTTTGCTTGCGGCTTTAAGCCCCGACCAGGTTGAGGCCATCCTACTGCATGAACTGGCGCACATCCGCCGCCGCGATTATTTGGTTAACCTGCTGCAAAACCTGGTCGAGATCGTCTTCTTCTTTAACCCGGCGGTGTTGTGGGTATCGCAACTGATCAAAACCGAGCGTGAACATTGCTGCGATGATATGGCGCTGGCGCAAAACGCGGCTAAAACAAGTTATATCCGTGCATTGGTAAGTTGCGAAGAATACCAGCAAGCCATACCGGCCTATGCTATGGCTTTCCCCGGTCAAAAAAATCATTTGGTAGATAGGGTGAAGCGCATGGTAACCAACCGCAACCACTCGCTGGATACATTTGAAAAGACACTGCTAACGATAGGGCTGGTGGCGGCCGGCTTGCTCACCACCGCCTTTTCAAACACGACGCAGATCAACAAACTGGTTGATTCCACTAAAAAAGTGATTAGCCATGCTGCTGCATCTGTTATTAAAGAAGATAAACCGGCAAGTGAAAAAACAATGCCTGATGCCAAACCGGAAGCCGAAATAACGGCACCAGACTCGCCGGCACAGGAAGTTGCTGTTGCCGATACCACGCCGGTTAATCAGATGATCATTTACAACCCCGGGCAGTTTAAAGACGGGGTGGAGAAGATCATCACAAAACCCAACTTTACAACTTACTTGTATAAAGAGAACGGTGTTCTGTACCAGCTGAACCAGGTAGAGGGTAAGCTAATATCGATACAAATTAACGGTGAGACACTCTCTGCCGATGAACAGACAAAGCGCAAGGCAGATATCGATCGTGTATTATCGAAAATTGATGCCGACGCGGCCAAAATGAATCAGAAGATGAACACCAATACCGCGGCTTTAGGTAAGTTGTCGGGAAATTTAAACCAGTTATCGGGGCAGTTAGGGCAACTGAGCAAGCTAATGAATAATACTACCAGCGATTCGGTGAGCAACAAGCGGGCGTTGCCTGTTGCCCCCAAACAGCGCGTGGTAGCACCAGTGCAAAAGCAACCCTATGCATCGCCTTATAACAGCACTTATCCCAGCAATGCCTATAACGCGGATACAAGTAACTACAACAAGGACAAAAACAAGTACAAAGCCAAGGCCGGGAAATATGGTGATAACAGGGAAGAGATAATTGATGACATGATAAAAGACGGCCTGATCAAAAGCCGCGATAACCTTTCGTTTAAGATAAGCACTACCGAGTTTGTCATCAATTATAAAAAACAGCCCGAAGATGTTTACCAGAAATACCGCGCCAAATATGTTAAGGCAGCCAAAAAAGGCGACTGGACCTGGATGTATAACTACGATACCGAAAAGCACACTGAAAGCAGCACGACTATTGACAATACATCAAGCAATAAGTAA